The following are encoded together in the Candidatus Brocadia sp. genome:
- a CDS encoding DUF1016 domain-containing protein, which translates to MYSRVREILEAARGSAYRAVNFAMVQAYWHIGREIVEEEQKGKARAQYGEYLLKELSERLAKEFGKGFDPSNLRYMRLFYLSFEIVNAVRSQSSAIEIYDAVRHISSHAQKSHALRDELPVVRPELSWTHYRLLLKVERPDVRKFYVDECITGNWSTRQLERQINSFYYERLLSSRNKNIVRSEIKKLEPGPSPNDIIKDPYVLEFLGMKESKKYLETDLEHGLIDKLHNFLLELGKGFSFIARQKRITVEDEYYYIDLVFYNYILKCFVIIDLKVGKLTHQDIGQMDFYVRYFEKEIRQPEDNPTIGLILCAQKNEAMAKYTLLKDSKTIFASKYKLYLPTEKELKEELEREKRMLEIELKLSKSKGKK; encoded by the coding sequence ATTTATAGCCGTGTCAGGGAGATTCTTGAGGCTGCAAGAGGTAGCGCTTATCGCGCTGTGAATTTTGCTATGGTTCAGGCATACTGGCATATCGGCAGAGAGATTGTCGAGGAAGAACAGAAAGGCAAAGCAAGGGCACAATATGGAGAATATCTTTTAAAGGAGCTGTCGGAGCGTCTTGCCAAAGAGTTTGGTAAGGGCTTTGATCCGAGCAACCTTCGTTATATGCGCCTGTTTTATCTTTCCTTTGAAATTGTGAACGCAGTGCGTTCACAATCTTCAGCCATAGAGATATATGACGCAGTGCGTCACATATCTTCACATGCGCAAAAAAGCCACGCACTGCGTGACGAGTTGCCAGTAGTCCGCCCGGAACTTTCATGGACGCACTATCGTTTGCTTCTGAAGGTTGAACGGCCTGATGTAAGAAAGTTCTATGTGGATGAATGCATAACAGGCAACTGGTCTACCCGTCAGCTTGAGCGGCAGATAAATTCCTTCTATTACGAACGTCTTCTTTCAAGCCGTAACAAAAACATTGTCAGATCAGAGATAAAAAAACTTGAACCGGGACCGTCACCAAACGACATCATCAAAGATCCCTATGTCCTCGAATTCCTTGGTATGAAGGAAAGCAAAAAATATCTTGAGACCGACCTTGAGCATGGTCTGATTGATAAGCTTCATAACTTCCTTCTCGAACTTGGCAAGGGTTTTTCTTTTATCGCCCGCCAGAAAAGGATAACCGTTGAAGACGAATACTATTATATTGACCTTGTTTTTTACAATTACATATTGAAGTGTTTTGTTATAATTGACCTGAAAGTCGGTAAGCTGACGCATCAGGACATCGGGCAGATGGACTTTTATGTGCGGTACTTTGAGAAAGAGATCAGACAGCCCGAGGATAATCCTACCATTGGACTGATACTTTGCGCTCAGAAGAACGAGGCAATGGCAAAATATACTCTGCTAAAAGACAGCAAGACGATCTTTGCCTCAAAGTACAAGCTATACCTGCCTACTGAAAAAGAGTTGAAAGAGGAGTTAGAGCGTGAAAAAAGAATGCTTGAAATAGAGCTTAAGCTGTCAAAATCAAAAGGCAAGAAATAA
- a CDS encoding DNA polymerase subunit beta encodes MAKRNIAISQQKIANFCRKWKITELALFGSVLNRNFRPDSDIDVLVSFTEDAQWSLFDSVRMQEELKEIFGREVDLVEKAALRNPFRRHSILRSKEVIYAI; translated from the coding sequence ATGGCAAAACGCAACATAGCGATATCTCAACAAAAGATAGCAAACTTCTGCCGTAAGTGGAAGATTACCGAACTCGCCCTCTTTGGGTCTGTTTTAAATAGAAATTTCCGCCCAGATAGTGACATTGATGTACTGGTAAGCTTTACAGAAGATGCACAATGGAGCCTTTTTGACTCCGTCCGCATGCAGGAGGAACTAAAGGAGATCTTCGGACGTGAGGTAGATTTGGTTGAAAAGGCAGCGCTACGTAATCCGTTCCGCAGGCATTCTATTTTGCGTTCAAAAGAGGTTATCTATGCAATCTGA
- a CDS encoding type II toxin-antitoxin system Phd/YefM family antitoxin, which produces MHIVGIRELKNRLTYYLGLTKEGDRIIVTDRGTPIAVLHSVDKIEKNAGFDEKLALLAKQGKIRLPRKGTGLTPFRPVKVKGKPISETVLEERR; this is translated from the coding sequence ATGCACATTGTAGGTATCAGAGAGTTGAAGAACAGACTAACGTACTATCTGGGTCTTACTAAGGAAGGAGATAGAATTATCGTAACAGATAGAGGCACCCCTATTGCAGTGCTTCACAGTGTTGATAAAATAGAAAAAAATGCAGGGTTTGATGAAAAACTTGCATTACTGGCAAAACAGGGAAAAATAAGGCTTCCCAGAAAGGGGACTGGGTTAACGCCTTTCAGACCCGTAAAGGTAAAAGGTAAACCCATTTCTGAAACTGTTCTCGAGGAAAGAAGGTGA
- a CDS encoding phosphotransacetylase family protein has protein sequence MIPVFIASVSPFSGKNLICLGLGLKFKRDGYNTGYFKPIGFSPVLIEDILTDEDAVFLSKALEVDEPLQSICPVVLTDEIIGRLIRGEELNIRQKTLAAFNLASQGKDIMIARGVGRLSGGTCLQFSELDFIKETHAKVIFVDKFQAYIDTLDGFIYASKMLGDQLLGVVFNLVPSTKLDYIRELLVPFLKNHGITTLGIIPKDPILGAVSIREIVNTINGTVLCCEDKIDELIEHFMIGAMNVESALSYFRKVPNKAVITGGDRSDIQLAALETPTKCLILTGELYPNASILGRAEEIGVPIVIVRSDTATTLEACENLSGYVSLHSKSKIQRAAEVVAREIDFKTIYAQLGLPK, from the coding sequence ATGATACCCGTATTTATTGCCTCAGTTTCGCCCTTTTCCGGAAAGAACTTAATTTGTCTCGGCTTAGGATTAAAATTCAAGAGAGACGGATACAACACCGGATACTTTAAACCAATCGGATTTTCACCGGTTCTTATTGAAGACATACTTACTGATGAGGATGCCGTCTTCCTTTCAAAGGCATTGGAAGTCGATGAGCCGCTCCAGTCCATTTGCCCTGTGGTGTTAACGGATGAAATTATTGGGCGCCTGATACGTGGCGAGGAACTGAATATTCGTCAGAAGACGCTGGCAGCCTTCAATCTTGCCTCCCAGGGAAAGGACATCATGATTGCACGGGGGGTGGGAAGGCTGTCGGGTGGTACGTGTCTGCAGTTTTCGGAATTAGATTTTATCAAAGAAACACATGCAAAAGTAATCTTCGTGGATAAATTCCAGGCTTATATTGACACCCTTGACGGATTTATCTATGCATCAAAGATGTTAGGGGATCAATTGCTGGGTGTTGTGTTTAATTTGGTCCCCTCAACAAAGTTAGATTATATACGCGAACTCCTTGTTCCCTTTCTTAAAAACCACGGTATTACTACCCTGGGAATTATCCCCAAAGACCCGATCCTTGGTGCAGTATCAATCCGGGAAATCGTCAACACCATTAACGGAACCGTTCTCTGTTGCGAGGATAAGATAGATGAATTGATTGAACATTTCATGATCGGGGCGATGAATGTCGAGAGCGCCTTGAGTTATTTCCGAAAGGTCCCAAACAAGGCCGTCATTACCGGAGGTGATCGGAGTGATATCCAATTGGCTGCCCTCGAAACCCCTACGAAGTGCCTTATTCTTACGGGTGAACTCTATCCAAATGCCTCTATCCTGGGACGTGCTGAGGAAATTGGCGTACCAATTGTCATAGTAAGATCGGATACTGCAACGACACTGGAGGCTTGCGAAAACCTCTCAGGGTACGTGAGCCTGCATTCAAAGTCTAAGATACAACGCGCCGCAGAAGTGGTGGCGAGAGAAATAGATTTTAAGACTATCTATGCGCAATTGGGGTTACCGAAATAA
- a CDS encoding CoA-binding protein, which translates to MLEHFFSPGTVAVIGASREEGKVGYDLLKNLVTYGYKGKVYPVNPYADNILGIKTYTSLKEISGTIDLAVVVVPAPHVLKVIDECSAKGIDSIIVISAGFKESGIDGASRERELHQKIKQHSIRMLGPNCLGLIDTQSFLNASFAADMPEQGNIAFVSQSGALCTSVLDWAVNERIGFSKFISMGNKTDIDEVDLIQVIDEDVHTKVVLGYLEGVKNGMAFMNAANKITKKKPMIVVKSGGTTAGAKAASSHTGTLAGAENAFDTAFKQSGILRAKTVEELFDFARIFSHQPLPKGPRMALITNAGGPGIIAADAVERSKLKMAAFSKSTIKLLRASLPAMANVYNPVDVLGDAKADRYKFVIEKVIEDPNVDAILVILTPQTMTEIEKTAEVIGEIANRTDKPIATSFMGGKRIGAGLKVMQQRKVPNYPFPERAISAVEAMYKYTLWQKKPISKTKKISIQKEKVASIFEKIRQMGHQYLCEDEAKQVISVYGFKIPKSILATTGTEAAQAAEEIGYPVVAKISSPDILHKSDFGGVRIGIKDATAVRRFFSDITQKARRLMPSAEIKGVLVQQMITGGKEVILGMSRDPQFGPLLMFGLGGIYIEVLKDVTFRIAPIGPNEAEEMIHEIRSLPLLKGVRGERPVDINALVDSILRLSQLVTDFPEILEMDINPLVVFPEGGGAMAIDARMTISQTAANHNQKGQ; encoded by the coding sequence ATGCTAGAACATTTCTTCTCACCAGGAACAGTTGCTGTTATTGGTGCCTCCCGTGAAGAGGGCAAGGTAGGATACGATTTACTCAAAAATCTGGTCACTTATGGATACAAAGGGAAGGTCTATCCGGTAAATCCTTATGCAGATAATATCCTGGGCATCAAGACATACACAAGCCTTAAGGAAATCAGCGGCACGATTGATCTTGCGGTAGTTGTTGTACCCGCTCCGCATGTGCTGAAAGTGATAGACGAATGCAGCGCCAAAGGGATTGATTCGATTATTGTTATCAGTGCCGGCTTTAAAGAAAGTGGTATTGACGGTGCATCAAGAGAGCGGGAATTACATCAGAAAATCAAACAACATTCGATACGCATGCTCGGACCAAACTGTCTTGGGTTGATCGATACACAATCATTCCTCAATGCCTCTTTTGCTGCCGATATGCCCGAACAGGGCAATATTGCGTTCGTTTCCCAATCAGGAGCACTTTGCACTTCAGTTTTGGACTGGGCAGTGAACGAACGTATAGGATTTTCCAAATTTATCAGCATGGGAAATAAGACCGACATTGATGAGGTGGATCTTATACAAGTTATCGATGAGGATGTCCATACGAAAGTCGTTCTTGGGTACTTAGAAGGGGTAAAAAACGGGATGGCATTTATGAATGCCGCAAATAAAATCACGAAAAAAAAACCCATGATTGTAGTAAAATCCGGGGGTACGACGGCAGGCGCAAAGGCAGCCTCATCGCATACGGGGACATTGGCCGGCGCTGAAAATGCCTTTGATACGGCATTTAAACAATCGGGAATTTTGCGTGCAAAAACAGTTGAAGAACTCTTTGACTTTGCCAGAATATTCAGCCATCAACCGCTACCCAAAGGACCACGCATGGCATTGATCACAAATGCTGGCGGACCAGGAATTATTGCGGCAGATGCGGTGGAACGGTCAAAACTGAAAATGGCGGCATTTTCAAAGAGCACCATAAAACTCCTCCGCGCCTCCTTACCCGCTATGGCAAATGTATATAACCCTGTCGACGTGCTGGGAGACGCAAAGGCCGACCGGTATAAATTTGTTATCGAAAAAGTAATAGAAGACCCCAACGTGGATGCAATTCTTGTCATTTTGACGCCTCAAACCATGACGGAAATAGAGAAGACGGCAGAGGTAATAGGCGAGATTGCAAACCGTACCGACAAACCCATCGCAACCTCCTTCATGGGTGGCAAACGGATTGGAGCGGGTTTAAAAGTTATGCAACAGAGAAAAGTACCTAATTATCCATTCCCTGAGCGCGCAATATCAGCCGTCGAGGCGATGTATAAATACACCTTATGGCAAAAAAAACCTATATCAAAAACAAAAAAAATAAGTATTCAAAAAGAGAAGGTGGCATCAATCTTTGAAAAAATAAGGCAAATGGGGCATCAATATTTGTGCGAAGATGAGGCAAAACAGGTTATTTCGGTCTACGGTTTCAAAATTCCAAAAAGTATTCTTGCTACCACAGGAACAGAGGCAGCGCAGGCTGCGGAAGAGATCGGATATCCGGTTGTTGCTAAGATTTCTTCACCGGACATCCTTCATAAATCTGATTTTGGCGGAGTAAGAATCGGAATAAAAGATGCGACAGCGGTCAGGAGGTTTTTTTCTGACATTACCCAAAAGGCGCGGAGGCTTATGCCTTCCGCAGAAATAAAGGGCGTTCTGGTGCAACAGATGATTACGGGTGGCAAAGAGGTAATCCTCGGGATGTCCCGCGATCCACAGTTTGGTCCCCTATTGATGTTTGGACTTGGCGGTATTTATATAGAAGTGCTAAAAGACGTAACATTCCGGATAGCACCCATTGGACCCAATGAAGCAGAAGAGATGATCCATGAAATTCGATCTCTTCCACTGTTAAAAGGTGTGCGCGGAGAAAGACCCGTGGATATAAATGCCCTTGTTGATAGTATTTTAAGGCTTTCTCAGCTGGTAACAGATTTTCCCGAGATCCTGGAAATGGATATAAATCCCTTGGTTGTTTTCCCTGAAGGAGGAGGCGCCATGGCCATAGATGCGCGCATGACGATATCGCAGACAGCGGCAAATCACAACCAAAAAGGACAGTAG
- a CDS encoding IS630 family transposase: MWCIGKITAEYRQRMYDLLELYARPYREEEPVICVDEKSKQLLQQTRTPIVVRPGAPTKEDYEYRRTGTRNIFLAVEPKGGHRQAKVTARRTKPDFVRFIGQLVEKVYAGAQKIHLVMDNLNTHFRKSFEEVLGVERAERMLARVEFHYTPKHASWLNMAEIEIGVMDRQCIGGRLPSEAILRSEVAAWQHRRNQTKTKIEWKFTRQDADDKLSRHYVS; encoded by the coding sequence ATGTGGTGTATTGGCAAAATCACCGCGGAGTATCGACAAAGGATGTATGATCTGTTGGAGCTTTATGCACGGCCCTATCGGGAAGAGGAACCGGTGATCTGTGTGGACGAGAAAAGCAAACAGCTTTTACAACAGACCCGGACACCGATTGTGGTCAGGCCGGGTGCGCCAACGAAGGAGGATTACGAATACCGGCGCACCGGAACGCGCAACATCTTCCTGGCAGTCGAGCCAAAGGGAGGACACCGCCAAGCGAAGGTGACAGCCCGTCGCACCAAGCCTGATTTTGTTCGGTTCATAGGCCAATTGGTAGAAAAGGTCTATGCCGGAGCACAGAAGATTCATCTGGTGATGGACAATCTGAACACTCATTTCCGCAAGAGTTTTGAGGAGGTCTTGGGTGTCGAGCGTGCGGAACGGATGTTGGCGAGGGTGGAGTTTCACTACACACCGAAACACGCCAGCTGGTTGAATATGGCAGAAATTGAAATAGGAGTTATGGATAGACAGTGCATCGGAGGCAGACTGCCCAGCGAAGCGATACTGAGATCCGAAGTAGCCGCCTGGCAGCATCGCCGTAATCAAACTAAGACCAAGATCGAATGGAAGTTTACCCGACAAGATGCTGATGATAAACTATCCAGGCATTATGTATCATAA
- a CDS encoding helix-turn-helix domain-containing protein, with the protein MRQTEIHLTEEDKAELKAFRSKGQHMAREINRAHILLALDEKVPESLIMQVLGVGRTAIWRTRSAYVEKGLDYAVYDVARPGQPRQYGTDQQAEVVALACSKPPKGAKRWTIRLLTKAARRRPNLKNISRESIRRFLKKTTASPGAS; encoded by the coding sequence ATGAGACAAACCGAAATACATCTTACCGAAGAGGATAAGGCGGAACTGAAGGCCTTTCGTTCGAAGGGGCAGCACATGGCCAGGGAAATCAACCGGGCGCACATTTTATTAGCATTAGATGAAAAAGTGCCTGAATCGCTCATCATGCAGGTTCTGGGTGTTGGACGCACCGCCATTTGGCGCACGCGTTCGGCTTATGTAGAGAAGGGGTTGGATTATGCTGTGTATGATGTGGCTCGTCCTGGGCAACCACGGCAATACGGAACTGATCAGCAAGCCGAAGTTGTAGCTTTGGCATGTAGTAAGCCTCCGAAGGGTGCAAAGCGTTGGACGATCCGGTTGCTTACCAAGGCAGCGCGTCGGCGTCCCAATCTGAAAAATATCAGCCGTGAAAGCATTCGCCGATTTCTAAAAAAAACGACTGCAAGCCCTGGCGCAAGTTGA
- a CDS encoding XRE family transcriptional regulator has protein sequence MRKDYANAWRNIRNSEGLKERKEEKMANFGKALKEARIAKKVTLREVGEYIGKSIGYIADIEHGRKRPPDLETVSKIENFLGIKDGFLVNLAREIRNRVSLDFSRKLKMDPKLSTILLRAEKLSDDKKDQLLETIMKMEEK, from the coding sequence ATGCGTAAAGATTACGCCAATGCATGGCGTAATATTAGAAATTCGGAAGGTTTAAAAGAAAGGAAGGAGGAGAAAATGGCAAATTTTGGTAAAGCCCTCAAGGAAGCCAGAATAGCCAAAAAAGTAACCCTTAGGGAGGTGGGTGAATATATTGGGAAATCGATTGGGTATATTGCGGATATTGAGCATGGAAGGAAACGTCCACCCGACCTCGAAACAGTCAGTAAAATTGAAAATTTTCTTGGCATAAAAGATGGTTTTCTTGTGAATTTGGCTAGAGAAATTCGAAATAGGGTTTCGTTAGATTTTTCTCGGAAACTAAAGATGGATCCTAAATTATCGACTATTCTATTACGAGCTGAAAAACTTTCAGATGATAAAAAAGATCAATTATTAGAAACTATCATGAAAATGGAGGAAAAATAA
- a CDS encoding ImmA/IrrE family metallo-endopeptidase translates to MVSVISCDLVEEPRQKYFCRSTMAHEIGHAILHVSDYKRAKAILKSIHNKDHILRMYYEKELKPYMNPEWQAWRFAGALLMPAPAIKEATMEGNGIYNMSQRFGVNSAFVKSRLKTLTKILPINKGASGNAPLL, encoded by the coding sequence ATGGTTTCCGTAATCTCCTGTGATTTGGTTGAAGAACCTCGACAAAAATATTTTTGCCGTTCGACTATGGCTCATGAAATAGGACATGCTATTTTACATGTTTCAGATTATAAAAGGGCAAAAGCCATTCTAAAGTCAATACATAATAAAGACCACATTTTACGAATGTATTACGAGAAAGAATTAAAGCCATACATGAACCCAGAATGGCAGGCATGGCGATTTGCAGGTGCTTTATTAATGCCAGCTCCTGCAATAAAAGAGGCTACTATGGAAGGAAATGGTATTTATAATATGTCGCAAAGATTTGGAGTTAATTCAGCTTTTGTAAAAAGTAGGTTAAAAACTTTAACAAAAATATTACCAATAAATAAGGGGGCATCTGGCAATGCCCCCTTATTGTAA